A section of the Clostridium omnivorum genome encodes:
- the grdB gene encoding glycine reductase complex selenoprotein B: protein MIRVVHYINQFYAGIGGEEKADIKPEVREGFVGPGMGLNGLLKAQGIEIVATVICGDSYFNENMDQAKAEVIEMIKGYNPDLFIAGPAFNAGRYGVACGAIATAVQETLNIPALTAMYIENPGADMYKKFVYIVETKNSAVGMRDALPKIAKLAVKLAKGEAIGAPAEEGYIERGIRKNFFATERGSKRAVDMLVKKLKGEEFVTEFKMPVFDRVEPNPPVADITKAKIAIVTSGGTVPKGNPDHIESSSASKFGKYDIEGVNDLTSETYETAHGGYDPTYANADNDRVIPVDVLREFEKEGKIGSLHRYFYSTVGNGTAVASSKKFGEQIAKELIADGVTAVILTSTUGTCTRCGATLVKEIERAGLPVVHMCTVVPISLTVGANRIVPTIAIPHPLGNPSLDKKDEYALRKRLVEKALRALETPVEGQKVFED, encoded by the coding sequence TTGATACGTGTCGTTCACTATATTAACCAATTTTACGCCGGTATCGGTGGAGAAGAAAAAGCAGATATAAAGCCAGAAGTTAGAGAAGGATTCGTAGGACCAGGTATGGGACTTAATGGTCTTTTAAAAGCTCAAGGCATTGAGATAGTTGCTACAGTTATATGCGGAGACTCATATTTCAATGAAAATATGGATCAAGCTAAGGCTGAAGTAATAGAAATGATAAAGGGTTACAACCCAGACCTATTTATAGCAGGACCTGCATTTAACGCAGGAAGATATGGTGTTGCTTGTGGAGCTATTGCTACAGCAGTACAAGAAACTCTAAATATACCAGCATTAACTGCTATGTATATAGAAAATCCAGGTGCTGATATGTACAAGAAATTTGTATATATTGTTGAAACTAAAAACAGTGCTGTAGGTATGAGAGACGCTCTTCCTAAGATAGCTAAACTTGCAGTTAAGCTAGCTAAGGGTGAAGCAATAGGAGCTCCTGCTGAAGAAGGATACATTGAAAGAGGAATAAGAAAGAATTTCTTTGCTACTGAAAGAGGATCAAAAAGAGCAGTTGACATGCTTGTTAAAAAGCTTAAGGGTGAAGAATTCGTTACTGAGTTTAAAATGCCAGTATTCGATAGAGTAGAACCAAACCCACCAGTAGCTGATATTACTAAGGCTAAAATAGCTATAGTAACTTCAGGTGGTACAGTTCCAAAGGGAAACCCAGATCATATAGAATCCTCCAGTGCATCTAAGTTTGGTAAGTATGATATTGAAGGAGTTAATGATTTAACTTCTGAAACTTATGAAACAGCACACGGTGGATATGACCCAACTTATGCTAATGCTGATAATGATAGAGTTATACCAGTAGACGTATTAAGAGAATTTGAAAAAGAAGGAAAGATTGGTTCCCTTCACAGATACTTTTATAGTACAGTTGGTAATGGTACAGCTGTTGCATCATCAAAGAAGTTTGGAGAGCAAATTGCTAAAGAACTTATTGCAGATGGAGTTACTGCAGTTATATTAACGTCCACATGAGGAACTTGTACTCGTTGCGGTGCAACGCTTGTTAAAGAAATAGAAAGAGCAGGTCTTCCTGTTGTTCATATGTGTACAGTAGTTCCAATATCTCTAACAGTTGGTGCTAACAGAATAGTTCCAACAATTGCTATACCTCACCCACTTGGAAACCCAAGCTTAGATAAGAAGGATGAGTATGCTTTAAGAAAGAGATTAGTTGAAAAAGCTCTTAGAGCACTTGAAACTCCAGTTGAAGGACAAAAGGTGTTTGAAGACTAG
- the grdA gene encoding glycine/sarcosine/betaine reductase complex selenoprotein A: MLKDKKVIAIGDRDGIPGPAIEECAKSAGAEVVFASTECFVUTAAGAMDLEIQQRVKDITEKYGAENVVVLIGGAEAEASGLSAETVTAGDPTFAGPLAGVSLGLAVYHVVEPEVKEDFDAAVYDEQCGMMEMVLDVDAIISEVKNVRDQYSQYK; the protein is encoded by the coding sequence ATGTTAAAGGATAAAAAAGTTATCGCAATTGGCGATAGAGATGGTATACCAGGACCAGCTATTGAAGAATGTGCTAAATCCGCTGGTGCTGAAGTAGTATTCGCTTCAACAGAATGCTTCGTTTGAACAGCTGCAGGTGCTATGGATCTGGAGATCCAACAAAGAGTTAAAGACATTACTGAAAAGTATGGTGCAGAAAATGTAGTTGTTTTAATAGGTGGAGCTGAAGCAGAAGCTTCAGGACTATCAGCTGAGACAGTAACTGCTGGAGACCCAACTTTTGCAGGACCACTAGCAGGAGTTTCACTAGGCCTTGCAGTGTATCATGTAGTTGAGCCAGAAGTTAAGGAAGATTTTGATGCAGCTGTATATGATGAGCAGTGCGGAATGATGGAAATGGTTCTAGACGTAGACGCTATAATAAGTGAAGTTAAGAACGTAAGAGATCAGTATTCACAATACAAATAA
- a CDS encoding glycine/sarcosine/betaine reductase component B subunit has translation MRLELGKIYIKDIQFAAATKVENGVLYINKEELLKEIGGDERLQSIDVDLAKPGEETRIIPVKDVIEPRVKVEGKGGIFPGFINKVDTVGSGRTHVLKGAAVVTTGKIVGFQEGIIDMSGEGARYTPFSKTNNVVIICEPKDGVLQHEHEEAVRIVGFKAATYLGKAGKDIQPDEVKTYETLPLLEQVKQYPDLPKVVYVYMLQTQGLLHDTYVYGVDAKKIIPTFIYPTEVFDGAIVSGNCVSACDKNPSYVHMNHPVIEDLYERHGKDYNFLGCVITNENVYLADKQRSSDMTAKLVEFLGADAVIVSEEGFGNPDADLVMNCNKITDKGIKTVLITDEYAGRDGSSQSLADSTPKGDAVVTGGNANEVVTLPVMKKVIGHPEAANIIAGGYVGSLREDGSINAEIQVITGATSEVGFNYLTARGF, from the coding sequence TTGCGTCTAGAACTTGGAAAAATATATATAAAGGATATCCAGTTTGCAGCTGCAACAAAGGTTGAAAATGGAGTGCTTTATATAAACAAAGAAGAGTTATTAAAGGAAATTGGCGGAGATGAAAGATTACAATCCATCGATGTAGATTTGGCAAAGCCTGGTGAGGAGACAAGAATAATTCCAGTAAAAGATGTAATTGAACCAAGAGTTAAAGTTGAAGGAAAGGGTGGCATATTCCCTGGATTCATTAACAAGGTTGATACAGTTGGTTCAGGAAGAACTCATGTTTTAAAGGGAGCAGCTGTTGTTACTACTGGTAAAATAGTTGGTTTCCAAGAAGGTATTATTGACATGAGTGGTGAAGGAGCAAGATATACTCCATTCTCTAAGACTAACAATGTTGTTATTATCTGTGAACCAAAAGATGGAGTTCTACAACATGAACATGAAGAAGCAGTAAGAATAGTTGGATTTAAAGCTGCTACTTATCTTGGAAAAGCTGGTAAGGATATTCAGCCAGATGAAGTTAAAACATATGAGACATTGCCATTACTTGAACAAGTTAAGCAATATCCAGACCTTCCAAAGGTAGTTTATGTTTATATGCTTCAAACTCAAGGTCTTCTTCACGACACTTATGTTTATGGAGTAGATGCTAAGAAGATAATACCAACATTTATATATCCAACAGAAGTATTTGATGGTGCTATAGTTAGTGGAAACTGTGTTTCAGCTTGCGATAAGAACCCATCATATGTTCATATGAATCACCCAGTAATTGAAGATTTATATGAAAGACACGGAAAGGATTATAACTTCCTTGGCTGTGTAATAACAAACGAAAATGTTTACCTTGCTGATAAGCAAAGATCTTCAGATATGACTGCTAAACTTGTAGAATTCTTAGGAGCAGATGCAGTTATAGTTTCAGAAGAAGGCTTTGGTAATCCTGATGCAGACCTAGTTATGAACTGCAACAAGATTACAGATAAGGGAATAAAGACTGTTCTAATAACTGATGAATATGCTGGTAGAGATGGAAGTTCTCAATCACTAGCTGACTCAACTCCAAAGGGAGATGCAGTAGTAACAGGAGGAAATGCTAATGAAGTTGTTACACTTCCTGTAATGAAGAAAGTTATAGGACACCCAGAAGCAGCTAACATAATCGCTGGAGGTTATGTAGGAAGCTTAAGAGAAGATGGATCTATAAATGCAGAAATTCAAGTTATTACAGGAGCTACTAGTGAAGTAGGATTTAACTACTTAACTGCTAGAGGATTCTAA
- a CDS encoding thioredoxin family protein has product MIELNKENFEEEVINYTEKPVFVDFWGDKCEICKELMPGVHELEHKYGDKIKFASLNIGVARRVAIAQRVLGLPTMIIYKNGEKIDTVTPDKISTLEDVEIFIKKTYDVL; this is encoded by the coding sequence ATGATAGAATTAAATAAGGAAAATTTTGAAGAAGAAGTTATTAATTATACTGAAAAACCTGTATTTGTAGACTTCTGGGGAGATAAGTGTGAAATATGTAAAGAACTTATGCCTGGAGTACATGAATTAGAACACAAATATGGCGACAAAATAAAGTTTGCTAGTTTAAATATTGGTGTTGCTAGAAGAGTTGCTATAGCTCAAAGAGTTTTAGGACTTCCAACTATGATAATATACAAAAATGGAGAAAAAATTGATACTGTAACTCCAGATAAAATCAGTACTTTAGAAGATGTAGAAATCTTCATAAAGAAAACTTACGACGTTCTTTAA
- the trxB gene encoding thioredoxin-disulfide reductase has protein sequence MAHIYDTIIIGGGPGGLAAGLYAARSKMDTLLIERGKFGGQTATTDELENYPGSIEDCTGPSLIERMRKQAEEFGTAFVKDEITEVDFSGKIKKVVGKKETYEAKTIIIATGAYPRLAGFKNELELRGKGVSYCATCDADFFTELDVAVVGGGDSALTESLYLTKFAENVTVIHRRDQFRGAKSIQDKVLSNPKIKVIYDSVVDEAKGDEILEGLVLRNVKTGEASDLKVDGCFVFVGYLPITELFTGKINLDETGYIITDEDMRTNIPGVFAAGDVRRKSLRQVITASADGAIAATTAEHYIENEFNEA, from the coding sequence ATGGCTCACATTTATGACACCATAATAATTGGCGGAGGACCTGGTGGTTTAGCAGCAGGACTTTATGCTGCAAGATCAAAAATGGATACTCTTTTAATAGAAAGAGGAAAATTTGGAGGTCAGACAGCTACTACTGATGAATTAGAGAACTATCCAGGATCTATAGAAGATTGTACTGGACCATCTCTAATAGAAAGAATGAGAAAACAAGCAGAAGAATTTGGAACTGCATTTGTAAAGGATGAAATAACAGAAGTTGATTTCTCAGGCAAGATTAAGAAGGTAGTTGGAAAGAAAGAAACTTATGAAGCTAAGACTATAATAATAGCTACTGGAGCTTATCCAAGACTTGCTGGTTTTAAAAATGAATTAGAGCTTAGAGGTAAGGGAGTTTCCTACTGTGCAACTTGCGATGCAGATTTCTTTACTGAATTGGATGTAGCAGTTGTAGGCGGAGGAGATTCCGCATTAACTGAATCTCTATATCTAACTAAATTTGCTGAAAATGTTACTGTAATTCATAGAAGAGATCAATTTAGAGGAGCTAAGTCAATTCAAGATAAAGTTCTTAGCAATCCAAAAATAAAAGTTATATATGATTCCGTAGTTGATGAAGCTAAGGGAGATGAAATATTAGAAGGTCTTGTACTTAGAAATGTTAAGACTGGTGAAGCTAGTGATTTAAAGGTAGATGGATGCTTTGTATTCGTAGGATATCTTCCAATTACAGAACTATTTACTGGAAAGATTAATCTTGATGAAACTGGATACATTATTACTGATGAAGATATGAGAACTAATATACCTGGAGTATTTGCTGCAGGAGATGTTAGAAGAAAATCTCTAAGACAAGTAATTACAGCTTCAGCTGACGGTGCAATTGCAGCTACAACTGCTGAACACTATATAGAAAATGAATTTAATGAGGCTTAA
- a CDS encoding GrdX family protein has translation MIEPMIIITNNPMAKDKFAQNCTVEYIEKNVMEVYKKVRDYVHKGHRVLTHPLMSSIKPNEIPYRTVIISKNADNTIDDFSLNIIEESISALEKFLRDFSVPNWNERVLEDFKLIDYDLIYNVLK, from the coding sequence ATGATAGAACCTATGATAATAATTACTAACAATCCAATGGCAAAGGATAAATTTGCACAAAATTGTACAGTTGAATACATTGAAAAAAATGTAATGGAAGTATACAAAAAAGTTAGGGATTATGTTCATAAAGGACACAGAGTATTAACTCACCCGCTAATGAGTAGTATAAAACCGAATGAAATTCCTTATAGAACGGTTATTATATCCAAAAATGCGGATAATACTATTGATGACTTTTCTTTAAACATAATTGAAGAAAGCATAAGTGCTTTAGAAAAATTTTTAAGAGATTTTTCAGTTCCAAATTGGAACGAAAGAGTATTAGAGGACTTTAAACTTATTGATTATGATTTAATATACAATGTATTAAAATAA
- a CDS encoding DegV family protein, with protein sequence MEKIKIITDSTADLPKGLVDKYDIEVLPLVVSFGDESYLDGIDINFKELIAKMNQSDIFPTTSQINPNRFYDVYKKYLEEGYKILSIHISSKMSGTFQSACIARDMLETSDITVIDSVNVTSGLGLIVLKACRLKGEGKNIEAIEDEIKRDIPHVKSALAFESLENLVRGGRLSKTVSVIGSALGIRLILEVKNGEIAVMDKVRGTKKAIRTLIDYVHEKRIKQGEFCMVLNAENQEILEALRENMLHNRQEFIEAEVGCVVGTHSGTRAAGVFFIEEY encoded by the coding sequence GTGGAGAAGATTAAGATTATAACGGACAGCACAGCGGATTTACCAAAAGGACTTGTGGACAAATATGATATTGAAGTATTACCGCTTGTAGTGTCCTTTGGTGATGAAAGTTATTTAGATGGTATTGATATAAACTTCAAAGAACTTATAGCTAAAATGAATCAGAGTGATATATTTCCTACTACGTCACAGATAAATCCAAACAGGTTTTATGATGTATATAAGAAATATTTAGAAGAAGGATATAAAATCTTATCCATTCATATATCCTCTAAGATGAGCGGCACATTTCAATCTGCATGTATCGCAAGAGATATGCTTGAAACTAGTGATATAACAGTAATTGATAGTGTAAATGTTACTTCAGGACTTGGCTTAATTGTTTTAAAAGCATGCAGGCTTAAAGGTGAGGGGAAGAATATAGAAGCTATTGAAGATGAAATTAAGAGGGATATTCCTCATGTTAAAAGTGCATTAGCGTTTGAAAGCTTAGAGAATTTGGTTAGGGGTGGAAGACTCTCTAAGACGGTTAGTGTTATAGGAAGTGCATTAGGAATAAGACTTATACTTGAAGTGAAAAATGGAGAAATAGCTGTTATGGATAAGGTTAGGGGAACTAAAAAGGCTATTAGAACATTAATTGATTATGTTCATGAAAAAAGAATTAAGCAAGGGGAATTTTGCATGGTTTTAAATGCAGAAAATCAAGAAATATTAGAGGCTTTAAGAGAAAACATGTTACACAATAGACAGGAGTTTATTGAAGCTGAGGTAGGCTGCGTAGTAGGAACTCATTCAGGCACAAGGGCTGCTGGTGTTTTTTTTATAGAGGAATACTAA
- the trmL gene encoding tRNA (uridine(34)/cytosine(34)/5-carboxymethylaminomethyluridine(34)-2'-O)-methyltransferase TrmL, producing the protein MNLNIVLFEPEIPQNTGNIARTCVLTNSKLHLIKPLGFSLDEKHLKRAGLDYWQYLDMEIYESYEELREKYKDSTFYFSTTKGSEIYTDVQYKPGDFVVFGRESAGLPDRIRNSNTENLIRVPMLETSTRSLNLSNTVAILAYEALRQMNFPNMK; encoded by the coding sequence TTGAATTTAAATATAGTTTTATTTGAACCTGAAATACCACAAAATACAGGAAATATAGCAAGGACTTGTGTACTTACCAATTCTAAGCTTCACTTAATAAAGCCTTTAGGCTTTAGCTTGGATGAAAAACATCTTAAAAGAGCTGGACTTGATTATTGGCAGTATTTAGACATGGAAATTTATGAATCTTATGAGGAATTAAGAGAAAAGTATAAGGATTCAACTTTCTATTTTTCTACTACAAAGGGAAGCGAAATATATACAGATGTGCAATATAAACCAGGAGATTTTGTAGTTTTTGGACGAGAATCTGCTGGCCTTCCTGATAGAATTAGAAATAGCAATACTGAAAATTTAATAAGAGTGCCTATGCTAGAAACCAGCACTAGATCATTAAATCTCTCAAACACTGTAGCAATACTTGCATATGAAGCACTACGCCAGATGAATTTTCCAAACATGAAATAG